A portion of the Patescibacteria group bacterium genome contains these proteins:
- a CDS encoding alanine--tRNA ligase: protein MNTSEIRSKFLEFFAQKDHAIIPSAPVVPEHDPSVLFTTAGMHPLVPYLLGQPHPQGKKLANAQKVVRTTDIEEVGDYSHLTFFEMLGNWSLGDYFKKESIAWSWEFLTDPKWLGIDPTKLYTTVYQGDGVVPKDEESIALWQEQFAKAGIVAEEGTRILALGKADNWWEQGGVATGPAGPDTEIFYYLGKEEDPVFDTESTDFVEIWNNVFMSYQRQPDGTYTELEVKNVDTGMGLERTSAVLQGLNNVYDTDMLSQIKSSVEEYANETHQEVFAETTPESSLRSVRIITDHTRSIVFMAADGVVPNNKDQGYVMRRLARRAIREALIVGIHQDLFGRIAPKVISLYKDSYPELQNPTLIMGVLKREENSFRQTLTKGLREFEKMLANKKYLSGSDAFVLYDTYGFPKELSLEEALRSNLAIGQNFEDEFAVEMQKQKDRSRTATAGQFKGGLEDDSEVVTRYHTATHLMYKALRNVLGEHVMQRGSNITAERMRFDFSHDEKMTPEQISKVEKMVNDIISQDLPLNCKEVTKDQAVKEGALGAFGEKYPDTVKVYTVGDPEADYYSKEICGGPHVDHTGEIGKFKIVKEESSSAGVRRIKAILE from the coding sequence ATGAATACCTCAGAAATTAGATCAAAATTCTTAGAATTTTTTGCTCAAAAAGACCATGCCATAATTCCTAGTGCCCCAGTGGTGCCAGAACACGACCCTTCGGTGCTTTTTACAACCGCCGGAATGCACCCTTTGGTACCTTATTTACTTGGCCAGCCTCACCCTCAAGGTAAGAAGCTAGCAAATGCCCAAAAAGTGGTAAGAACAACAGATATAGAGGAGGTCGGCGATTACAGCCACCTTACATTTTTTGAGATGCTTGGTAACTGGAGCCTTGGCGACTATTTCAAGAAAGAATCTATAGCCTGGAGTTGGGAATTTTTGACAGACCCAAAATGGCTTGGTATAGACCCAACTAAGCTATATACAACTGTCTACCAGGGAGATGGTGTTGTACCCAAAGACGAAGAGTCTATCGCACTCTGGCAAGAGCAATTTGCCAAAGCTGGAATTGTTGCTGAAGAAGGCACGCGGATACTAGCCCTTGGCAAGGCCGACAACTGGTGGGAGCAAGGCGGCGTTGCTACAGGCCCGGCTGGCCCTGACACTGAAATATTTTATTATCTGGGGAAAGAAGAAGATCCAGTTTTTGATACAGAAAGCACTGATTTTGTCGAGATCTGGAACAATGTATTTATGTCTTATCAGCGCCAGCCAGACGGAACCTATACTGAGCTAGAGGTAAAAAATGTAGATACGGGTATGGGCTTAGAGCGCACCAGCGCAGTCTTGCAGGGTCTAAATAATGTCTATGACACAGATATGCTCTCACAAATAAAATCATCGGTTGAAGAATATGCTAACGAAACGCATCAAGAAGTATTTGCTGAAACCACTCCAGAATCATCCCTAAGATCGGTACGAATAATAACAGACCACACAAGAAGTATTGTTTTTATGGCTGCTGACGGGGTGGTGCCAAACAACAAAGATCAGGGCTATGTGATGCGACGACTTGCCCGTAGAGCTATTCGCGAAGCCTTGATAGTGGGAATTCATCAAGATCTGTTCGGTAGAATTGCACCTAAAGTGATATCGCTTTACAAAGACTCTTACCCCGAGCTACAAAACCCTACTCTAATAATGGGTGTTTTAAAAAGAGAAGAAAATTCATTTAGGCAAACCCTTACAAAAGGCTTAAGAGAATTTGAAAAAATGCTAGCAAACAAAAAATACCTTTCGGGCAGTGATGCATTTGTGCTCTATGACACCTATGGGTTTCCTAAGGAACTAAGTCTTGAAGAAGCCTTGCGTTCAAATCTTGCAATTGGCCAAAATTTTGAAGACGAGTTTGCAGTTGAAATGCAAAAACAAAAAGATCGTAGCCGCACAGCAACAGCTGGCCAGTTCAAGGGTGGCCTAGAAGATGACAGCGAGGTAGTCACGCGCTACCACACCGCCACGCACTTGATGTATAAAGCCCTCAGAAATGTCTTGGGTGAGCATGTTATGCAACGAGGTAGTAACATTACTGCAGAGCGAATGCGCTTTGATTTTAGCCATGATGAAAAAATGACTCCCGAGCAAATATCAAAAGTCGAAAAAATGGTAAATGATATTATTTCTCAAGATCTGCCACTTAACTGTAAAGAAGTAACTAAAGACCAAGCCGTTAAAGAGGGGGCCCTTGGTGCTTTTGGCGAAAAATACCCAGATACAGTCAAGGTCTATACAGTAGGCGACCCAGAAGCTGATTACTATTCAAAAGAAATATGTGGTGGGCCACATGTTGATCATACTGGCGAAATAGGCAAATTTAAAATAGTAAAGGAAGAATCTAGCTCAGCTGGAGTGCGCCGAATAAAGGCTATATTAGAGTAA
- a CDS encoding YdcF family protein — protein sequence MKKFLGWTLAIISVALAIGFALLVGVGFYLSPQDNLEKSDAIVVVSGGQTNSRAQKGIELYKQGYAPYIIFSGAALDDGPSNAFAMRDQALAEGVPANNIYIDEKSQNTYQNAINTKSIAEEAGAKKLILVTSPYHQRRANQTFESVLGKDYQLLGVSAFDDRWSKSQWWRRGFPLFISVSESWKLIYIGATGNYK from the coding sequence ATGAAAAAGTTTTTAGGATGGACATTAGCAATAATTTCAGTAGCCCTAGCGATTGGTTTCGCATTACTAGTGGGGGTCGGTTTTTATTTGAGCCCACAGGACAATTTAGAAAAATCTGATGCGATCGTGGTTGTTAGTGGCGGCCAGACTAATAGCCGTGCCCAAAAAGGCATTGAGCTTTACAAGCAGGGCTATGCACCCTATATTATTTTTTCTGGCGCCGCTCTGGACGACGGCCCCAGTAATGCTTTTGCGATGCGCGACCAGGCCCTAGCAGAGGGGGTTCCTGCCAACAATATCTACATCGATGAGAAAAGCCAAAACACCTACCAAAACGCAATTAACACTAAAAGTATAGCCGAGGAGGCAGGTGCAAAAAAACTGATCCTTGTCACTAGTCCGTATCACCAGCGTCGGGCAAACCAAACATTTGAGTCTGTGCTTGGTAAAGACTACCAGCTGCTGGGCGTATCTGCTTTCGATGATCGCTGGAGCAAATCACAATGGTGGCGCCGTGGGTTCCCATTATTTATTTCGGTTAGTGAAAGCTGGAAGCTGATATATATCGGCGCAACCGGCAACTACAAGTAG
- a CDS encoding TatD family hydrolase: MLIDTHAHIHFDDFSGDLADVFSNAHASQVASIITVGTTPQDSLKALEFVMSPQTIAMAQGIKLYATAGIHPHEASLGSDGLKVIGKLARDSKYQGLLVAIGECGLDYYRNNSPKAQQHDALEFQLQLAQELELPLVFHVRDAWEDFFKVLKNYPKVRGVIHSFTGTTKEVEQALGYELYFGLNGIMTFTKDQAQLEAANIIPAGRLLLETDCPYLSPAPMRGKRNEPSFVKYTGEFLAELRGEQYSELISSTATNAKGLFKLK; the protein is encoded by the coding sequence ATGCTAATTGATACCCACGCCCACATCCATTTTGACGACTTTAGCGGTGACCTCGCCGATGTATTTAGTAATGCCCATGCCAGCCAGGTGGCCAGCATTATAACCGTCGGCACTACGCCGCAAGACTCACTTAAGGCTCTAGAGTTTGTGATGAGCCCACAAACCATCGCCATGGCTCAAGGCATTAAGCTCTACGCTACGGCCGGTATTCACCCCCACGAGGCTAGCCTAGGCAGCGACGGCCTAAAAGTGATTGGCAAGCTGGCTCGTGATAGTAAGTACCAGGGTTTACTAGTCGCGATAGGCGAGTGTGGGCTAGATTATTATCGCAATAACTCGCCCAAAGCCCAGCAACACGATGCACTAGAGTTTCAGCTGCAGCTAGCCCAAGAGCTCGAGCTGCCGCTGGTGTTTCATGTTCGAGACGCCTGGGAAGATTTTTTTAAGGTACTCAAAAACTACCCAAAAGTGCGCGGCGTCATTCATAGCTTCACTGGCACCACCAAAGAAGTAGAGCAAGCCTTGGGCTACGAACTCTACTTTGGCCTAAACGGTATTATGACCTTCACCAAAGACCAAGCCCAGCTTGAGGCCGCCAACATTATACCGGCCGGCCGGCTACTACTCGAGACTGATTGCCCGTATTTGAGCCCAGCTCCAATGCGCGGCAAGCGTAATGAGCCGAGCTTTGTAAAATACACTGGTGAGTTTTTGGCTGAGTTGCGGGGCGAGCAGTATTCTGAGCTCATTAGCTCAACTGCCACTAACGCGAAAGGGCTTTTTAAGCTAAAATAG
- a CDS encoding sortase produces the protein IGDDIFVDWQGKRYSYKVSEKRTVKPSETSIELASKTPKLTLYSCTREGQNDGREVIVATPQG, from the coding sequence GATTGGCGATGATATATTTGTAGACTGGCAAGGCAAAAGATATAGCTATAAGGTGAGTGAAAAGCGCACTGTTAAGCCTAGTGAAACCAGCATTGAGCTAGCCAGCAAGACTCCTAAGCTAACGCTGTATAGCTGTACTCGCGAAGGCCAAAACGACGGTCGCGAAGTAATTGTTGCGACTCCTCAGGGCTAA